A single genomic interval of Candidatus Thermoplasmatota archaeon harbors:
- a CDS encoding glycosyltransferase, which yields MPEPMSGKTDVRRKGRVLFVHPTKSAFIQSDIDLLSRHFDLRIVDVGSRTRSLRNMVGAFWELLRGAMWADVAFCWFVERHTKWAVRIARVLGKPSVVVVGGYEVAKVPEIGHGSLLDPKKAKMVKHVLERATVVLAVSEFSRQEILACSRPRRVEVLHNGVDAERFRSTPPKEDLVVTVGAVSKRTVRLKGIETFVASASSVPDARFLVVGPCSDDVAEQLKQGAHKNVSFRGFVPHEELLGIYGKAKVYCQLSMYESFGVALVEAMSCECVPVVTACGALPETVGDSGLIVPWEDVQSSSRAIQQALRTPDGKKARERAMNMFSIEIRERGLVRIVDGLIRGQSDG from the coding sequence ATGCCTGAGCCGATGAGCGGAAAGACCGATGTGCGGAGGAAGGGGAGGGTCCTGTTCGTGCACCCGACCAAATCGGCCTTCATCCAATCGGACATCGACCTCCTGAGCAGGCATTTCGACCTGCGCATCGTGGACGTCGGCTCACGAACGAGAAGCTTGCGGAACATGGTCGGGGCCTTTTGGGAGCTCTTGAGAGGAGCCATGTGGGCGGATGTCGCATTCTGCTGGTTCGTGGAAAGGCACACCAAATGGGCGGTTCGGATAGCGCGTGTTCTAGGCAAACCGTCGGTGGTCGTCGTTGGCGGATATGAGGTCGCCAAGGTTCCTGAGATCGGGCACGGATCCCTGCTGGATCCAAAGAAAGCCAAGATGGTGAAGCACGTGCTTGAACGAGCTACAGTGGTCCTTGCCGTTTCGGAGTTCAGCAGACAGGAGATCCTTGCTTGTTCGAGGCCCAGGCGCGTCGAGGTTTTGCACAATGGCGTCGACGCCGAGAGGTTCAGGTCCACGCCGCCAAAAGAGGACCTTGTGGTCACCGTGGGGGCTGTCAGCAAGCGCACAGTCAGGTTGAAAGGCATCGAGACCTTCGTGGCCTCGGCGTCATCCGTTCCTGATGCCCGATTCCTTGTAGTAGGCCCATGCTCAGACGATGTCGCCGAGCAGCTCAAGCAGGGCGCTCATAAGAATGTGTCCTTCCGCGGGTTCGTGCCACACGAAGAGCTTCTCGGAATCTATGGCAAGGCGAAGGTGTATTGCCAGCTGTCAATGTACGAGAGCTTCGGAGTGGCACTCGTCGAGGCCATGAGCTGCGAGTGTGTTCCGGTGGTGACGGCATGCGGCGCGCTTCCTGAGACTGTCGGAGACTCAGGGCTCATAGTGCCCTGGGAAGACGTTCAATCCTCCTCCAGGGCGATTCAGCAGGCCCTCAGAACTCCTGACGGCAAGAAGGCAAGAGAGCGGGCCATGAACATGTTCTCGATAGAGATCAGGGAGCGGGGACTCGTCCGAATAGTCGACGGACTGATTCGCGGACAAAGCGATGGATGA
- the wecB gene encoding UDP-N-acetylglucosamine 2-epimerase (non-hydrolyzing) — MKIASIVGARPQFIKLAPFSREIRKRHREVLIDTGQHYDAEMAGNFFSEFKIPKPDHALGIGSADHGEQTGKMLIALEKVLIAEQPALAVVFGDTNSTLAGALAAAKLNIPVAHVEAGLRSYDTSMPEELNRVLTDHLSKLLFCPTDVSKDNLKREGITEGVHVVGDVMVDALEESKKAADKHSKILEHFKLKKGEYQFLTVHRPSNTDVKKNLEGILKAVGDSGVTTVFSVHPRTAKLLEDYDLGKTIPKNVITTKPLGHMDAIWLVSNAARVLTDSGGLQKEAYLLGTPCITLRDNTEWVETINARWNVLVGADPKKIKEAIAGFSPPAYRPKVFGPAGASARIAQAIDSFLKGAAP; from the coding sequence ATGAAGATCGCATCGATCGTGGGCGCAAGACCGCAGTTCATCAAACTAGCTCCGTTCTCGCGCGAGATCCGCAAGAGGCACCGCGAAGTGCTGATAGACACTGGCCAGCACTACGATGCCGAGATGGCTGGTAACTTCTTCTCTGAGTTCAAGATACCGAAGCCGGACCACGCCCTCGGGATAGGCTCGGCGGACCACGGCGAACAAACGGGCAAGATGCTCATAGCCCTCGAGAAGGTCCTGATTGCCGAGCAACCGGCACTAGCCGTCGTCTTCGGGGACACCAACTCGACCCTCGCAGGCGCTCTGGCAGCCGCGAAACTCAACATCCCGGTGGCTCACGTGGAGGCTGGTCTGAGGAGCTATGACACGAGCATGCCAGAGGAGCTCAACCGCGTCCTGACGGATCATCTCTCCAAGCTGCTTTTCTGCCCCACCGACGTGTCGAAGGACAATCTCAAGCGTGAGGGCATCACGGAAGGCGTCCACGTCGTCGGCGATGTCATGGTCGACGCCCTGGAGGAGAGCAAGAAGGCAGCGGACAAGCACTCGAAGATCCTCGAGCACTTCAAGCTGAAGAAGGGTGAGTATCAATTCCTGACGGTCCATCGTCCTTCGAACACGGATGTGAAGAAGAACCTAGAGGGGATCTTGAAGGCCGTAGGCGACTCGGGCGTCACCACGGTGTTCTCCGTTCATCCACGGACAGCGAAGCTGCTAGAGGACTACGACCTTGGCAAAACGATCCCCAAGAATGTGATCACGACCAAGCCCCTGGGCCACATGGACGCCATCTGGCTCGTCTCGAACGCAGCTCGTGTCCTGACTGACTCAGGAGGCCTCCAGAAGGAGGCTTACCTGCTTGGGACGCCTTGCATCACTCTCAGGGACAATACCGAGTGGGTCGAGACCATCAATGCGAGGTGGAATGTGCTCGTCGGTGCGGATCCTAAGAAGATCAAGGAAGCCATCGCCGGATTCTCGCCTCCGGCCTACAGGCCAAAGGTCTTCGGACCTGCTGGAGCGAGCGCGAGGATTGCGCAGGCGATCGACTCATTCCTAAAAGGCGCAGCCCCATGA
- the rfbB gene encoding dTDP-glucose 4,6-dehydratase yields MRCLITGGAGFIGCNFVRHMLKQHPGIEIVVLDKLTYAGRLENLEKVKDKITFVKGDICDKEVVHNVIPGCDSVINFAAESHVDRSITSPEDFVRTDVLGVFTLLEEARKSDVKKFIQISTDEVYGSTVSGSFSEENILDPSSPYSASKAGGELLARSYVRTYGLNVTVTRSSNNYGPFQYPEKLVPVLIIKALRDHPLPIYGKGTNVRDWLHVDDNCRAIDLVLNKGKPGDIINIGSGNEVPNIDVAKLILKHMKKPESLIKYVDDRPGHDFRYSLNWDQIRKMGWKPKIKFEDGLKKTVDWYLANQQWWKPLI; encoded by the coding sequence ATGCGATGTCTGATTACCGGCGGCGCCGGGTTCATCGGCTGCAACTTCGTGAGGCACATGCTGAAGCAGCACCCCGGCATCGAGATAGTCGTCCTGGACAAGCTCACATACGCAGGCAGGTTGGAGAACCTGGAAAAGGTCAAGGACAAGATCACTTTCGTCAAAGGGGACATCTGCGACAAGGAGGTCGTCCACAATGTGATTCCTGGATGCGACTCCGTCATCAACTTCGCGGCCGAGAGCCACGTCGACAGGAGCATAACATCGCCCGAGGACTTCGTAAGGACGGATGTTCTTGGAGTCTTCACCTTGCTCGAGGAAGCAAGGAAGAGCGACGTGAAGAAGTTTATCCAGATATCTACGGACGAGGTCTACGGCTCCACCGTCTCCGGCTCGTTTTCCGAGGAGAACATACTCGACCCGTCCTCGCCCTACTCGGCGAGCAAGGCAGGCGGCGAGCTCCTTGCGAGGTCGTACGTACGCACATACGGCCTCAATGTCACGGTCACTCGGTCGTCGAACAACTACGGTCCGTTCCAGTACCCTGAGAAACTCGTTCCGGTCCTGATCATAAAGGCTCTGAGGGACCATCCTCTGCCGATTTACGGCAAGGGCACGAACGTTAGGGATTGGCTCCATGTTGATGACAATTGCCGAGCGATCGACCTCGTGCTCAACAAGGGGAAACCGGGTGACATAATCAACATCGGCTCCGGCAACGAGGTCCCGAACATCGATGTCGCGAAACTCATCCTCAAGCACATGAAGAAGCCCGAAAGCCTGATCAAGTATGTCGATGACAGGCCTGGACACGACTTCAGGTATTCCCTCAACTGGGACCAAATCAGGAAGATGGGCTGGAAGCCAAAGATCAAGTTCGAGGATGGGCTCAAGAAGACCGTAGACTGGTATCTCGCGAACCAGCAGTGGTGGAAGCCACTTATCTAG